A window of the Alnus glutinosa chromosome 4, dhAlnGlut1.1, whole genome shotgun sequence genome harbors these coding sequences:
- the LOC133865602 gene encoding protein ASPARTIC PROTEASE IN GUARD CELL 2-like, translating into MASSSPFTPTQSIFMSAKIFPEMAGLGEFFTQIEVGTPPVIQFMAISTGSDVTWFQCRPCNCDQSPGLGFDPLNSTSFSLVPCDSAACNHLHKHGCNNNSSQCPYKVDYLDGSFTNGSLVLETLTFGSTAVPNVFSGCGHTNYGLDPLTNGLVGLGAGPLSLPTQLRHRGLADVFSYCLPGLFGGPPGWLNFSLPGAVLPAGTAWIPLLRNPKTQTYYYVGLSGLGIGDKQLPIPANSFKMTKEGFGGVIIDSGTLFTKLPKPVYEVFRNAYVAKTVNLPRAPGNPMFDTCYNLSGLAPVQVPNVSFFFSAGPILTVKIRNILVKLEHITGKGIFCLAFVPTNDSVSIIGNTQLIGIQTSFDARAGYVGFGPSICSPPEDSPQCHGHWPPRSIALENYIPPNPLVLACLLTCFYMLINARD; encoded by the coding sequence ATGGCCTCCTCCTCCCCTTTCACTCCCACCCAATCCATTTTCATGTCTGCAAAGATTTTCCCCGAAATGGCAGGGCTTGGAGAATTTTTTACTCAGATAGAGGTGGGTACCCCTCCGGTCATCCAGTTTATGGCTATAAGCACGGGGAGTGACGTTACATGGTTTCAGTGTAGACCATGTAATTGTGACCAATCACCAGGCCTCGGATTTGACCCCCTCAATTCCACTTCCTTTTCCCTAGTCCCTTGTGACTCCGCCGCGTGCAATCACCTCCATAAACACGGTTGCAACAACAACAGCAGTCAGTGTCCATACAAGGTAGATTACCTGGACGGCTCCTTCACGAACGGCTCCCTTGTGCTCGAAACGCTCACGTTTGGGAGCACTGCTGTTCCGAATGTGTTTTCTGGGTGCGGGCACACCAACTATGGCTTGGATCCTTTAACCAACGGCTTGGTGGGCCTCGGAGCTGGGCCATTGTCATTGCCGACTCAACTTCGGCACCGTGGATTGGCAGACGTCTTCAGCTATTGCTTGCCGGGTTTGTTTGGAGGGCCACCGGGCTGGTTGAATTTCAGCCTTCCAGGTGCAGTGCTACCTGCGGGAACCGCATGGATTCCCTTGCTCCGTAACCCAAAAACACAGACTTATTACTATGTCGGCCTCTCGGGTCTTGGGATTGGAGACAAGCAACTACCCATTCCCGCAAACAGcttcaaaatgacaaaagaagGCTTTGGAGGAGTGATTATAGATTCGGGTACACTATttaccaaactaccaaagcctGTTTATGAGGTTTTTCGTAACGCTTACGTTGCGAAAACCGTAAATCTTCCTCGGGCTCCTGGGAATCCCATGTTTGACACGTGCTACAACCTATCTGGGTTAGCGCCGGTTCAGGTTCCAAacgtgtcatttttcttttcagccGGACCAATCTTAACAGTGAAAATAAGGAACATTCTAGTTAAGCTAGAACATATTACTGGCAAAGGCATTTTCTGTTTAGCGTTTGTTCCAACCAACGATAGTGTCTCCATCATCGGGAACACTCAGCTAATCGGAATCCAGACTTCCTTCGATGCAAGGGCTGGATACGTGGGATTTGGTCCGAGCATTTGTAGCCCACCAGAAGATTCTCCTCAGTGTCATGGGCATTGGCCTCCTAGGAGTATAGCTTTGGAGAATTATATTCCTCCAAATCCATTAGTGCTTGCATGTTTACTTACATGtttttatatgttaataaaTGCACGTGATTGA
- the LOC133865329 gene encoding glucan endo-1,3-beta-glucosidase 14-like, with product MAIFNSRVTMIHTFLMFSLYFSDFGFLRVNSLGINYGRVGDNLLPPEKVINLLKYLNLTKTRIYDTNPQVLAAFANSNIELVVTVENELLPQLINPVQALHWVTAHIKPYFPAVRITGIAVGNEMFTTEDNTLLVYLVPAMASIHGALLRLGLDTYIQVSTPNSLEVLEESYPPSAGSFKNNINSTIKDLLQFLWDTKAPFWINAYPFFVYKEDPKTISLDYVLFRPTTIFTDQNTKLQYDNMLYAQVDAVIFAIARMGFPNIEVQVSETGWPSKGNPDEIGATLENALTYNGNLVRRQLKNEGTPLRPNMRLEVYLFALFNEDLKPGPTSERNYGLCLPDGTVCYNVGLPAPSSNSTPSTDHKPPGHTSPAIKDQAANMDCQSLVYWMFFHLLIFQVFMRRPY from the exons atggCAATCTTTAATAGTAGAGTCACCATGATCCATACGTTTCTTAtgttttctctttatttctcag ACTTTGGCTTTTTAAGAGTCAACTCACTAGGAATAAACTATGGTCGAGTGGGTGATAATTTGCTGCCACCCGAGAAGGTAATCAATTTGCTCAAATATCTTAATCTCACAAAAACAAGGATTTACGACACCAATCCCCAAGTTTTGGCCGCATTTGCCAATTCCAACATTGAATTGGTAGTTACGGTCGAAAACGAGTTGCTCCCTCAGTTGATAAACCCAgtacaagcccttcattgggtAACCGCCCATATTAAGCCGTATTTTCCTGCCGTTAGAATCACCGGAATAGCGGTAGGAAATGAGATGTTCACCACTGAAGATAATACCTTATTGGTGTATCTTGTCCCAGCCATGGCCAGCATTCATGGTGCTTTACTCCGGTTAGGCTTAGACACATACATTCAAGTCTCTACCCCTAATTCACTAGAGGTTCTTGAAGAGTCATATCCTCCTTCGGCCGGAAGTTTCAAAAACAACATAAATAGTACCATAAAGGATCTTCTACAATTCCTGTGGGACACCAAAGCTCCCTTTTGGATCAATGCCTatccattttttgtttataaggAAGATCCAAAGACAATTTCTTTGGATTATGTTCTGTTTCGTCCTACAACAATATTCACAGACCAGAACACCAAGCTACAATATGATAATATGCTGTATGCTCAAGTCGATGCAGTCATATTTGCTATTGCTAGAATGGGCTTTCCTAATATAGAGGTTCAGGTTTCTGAGACTGGTTGGCCATCAAAAGGGAACCCCGATGAAATTGGTGCAACCTTAGAGAATGCTCTCACTTACAATGGGAATTTGGTGAGACggcaattgaaaaatgaagggACACCTTTGAGGCCTAATATGAGGCttgaagtttatttatttgctttGTTCAATGAGGATTTGAAGCCTGGGCCAACATCAGAAAGAAATTATGGTCTCTGTCTGCCTGATGGTACCGTGTGCTACAATGTAGGGCTCCCTGCCCCATCAAGTAATTCGACACCTTCAACAGATCACAAGCCCCCTGGTCATACTTCCCCTGCCATAAAGGACCAG GCAGCAAACATGGATTGTCAAAGCTTGGTGTACTGGATGTTTTTCCATTTGCTGATCTTCCAAGTTTTTATGAGAAGACCATATTAA